TGGTGTGTATAGTCAGCCTCCGTAGACACACAGAGTGGAGGTAAATGGTGTGTATAGTCTGCCTCCGTAGACACACAGAGTGGAGGTAGATGGTGTGTATAGTCAGCCTCCGTAGACACACAGAGTGGAGGTAGATGGTGTGTATAGTCAGCCTCCGTAGACACACAGAGTGGAGGTAGATGGTGTGTATAGTCAGCCTCCGTAGACACACAGAGTGGAGGTAGATGGTGTGTATAGTCAGTCTCTGTAGACACACAGAGTGGAGGTAGATGGTGTGTATAGTCAGTCTCTGTAGACACACTAAGTGGAGGTAGATGGTGTGTATAGTCAGCCTCCGTAGACACACAGAGTGGAGGTAGATGGTGAGTATAGTCAgcctccacagacacacagagtggaGGTAAATGGTGTGTATAGTCAGCCTCCGTAGACACACAGAGTGGAGGTAAATGGTGTGTATAGTCAGCCTCCGTAGACACACAGAGTGGAGGTAGATGGTGTGTATAGTCAGCCTCCGTAGACACACAGAGTGGAGGTAGATGGTGTGTATAGTCAGCCTCCGTAGACACACAGAGTGGAGGTAGATGGTGTGTATAGTCAgcctccacagacacacagagtggaGGTAGATGGTGTGTATAGTCAGCCTCCGTAGACACACAGAGTGGAGGTAGATAGTGTGTATAGTCAGCCTCCGTAGACACACAGAGTGGAGGTAGATGGTGTGTATAGTCAgcctccacagacacacagagtggaGGTAGATGGTGTGTACAGTCAGCCGGAGGGGAAAAGCATAGAGTTGATTTCATACTGTAGCTGAATTAAACACGTGTTGACGAGAGTCCACAAAGTAAAGTCACACACCCTCAGTTTGAGGTGGCTGGAAAACAGCcacagcaacgggtgtggctgaaatagccaaatgggttttatacacctgtcagcaacaccTGACAACCATCCTCCAACCACTTATCCTCTCTTAAATGGAATCCCACCGAGAGGCAACAATGACATACAAGTAACGTTGCTACGTTACTAATAAGAAAGTGTGTGTAACGTGGTGGAAGTCAATGAGTAGCTGTAGGACAGCAGGTCTAATTTACAAACGAATGATCAATACTGTCTCTGCACTTTCCACACCGGATGCTAACTGATAGCCTAGCCCAGTGTCTATTCCTGGTCGGTGAAACGCTCTTTAGTTTCAACGGTTGTGAAAGCCTATGTGGCTAATGATGCTAACTGATAGCCTAGCCCATTGTCTATTCCTGGTCGGTGAAACGCTCTTTAGTTTCAACGGTTGTGAAAGCCTATGTGGCTAATGATGCTAACTGATAGCCTAGCCCATTGTCTATTCCTGGTCGGTGAAACGCTCTTTGGTTTCAACGGTTGTGAAAGCCTATGTGGCTAATGATGCTAACTGATAGCCTAGCCCATTGTCTATTCCTGGTCGGTGAAACTCTCTTTAGTTTCAACGGTTGTGAAAGCCTATGTGGCTAATGATGCTAACTGATAGCCTAGCCCATTGTCTATTCCTGGTCGGTGAAACGCTCTTTAGTTTCAACGGTTGTGAAAGCCTATGTGGCTAATGTAGCCCACGCACATTTTATCTTAATAAGAACCATCTAATCCTCAAACGTCTTGTGAATGTACTATTGTATTGCCTGTGTTGAGTACAGAAGTTCATATATAATGACCTGTGGAGACTCAACCTCAATAACGGTGTTGTATCCCGTTATACCTTCCCTCTATAGCGTATCTGTTAACTACCTCATTATCtcgtaaaacattttaaatcatTATTTGTGGTATTGAGTTTATTGGGTTCTTGAGGTCTCAGAGCTTGACGACGTTTCAGAATGCCAACATGGTAATTGACTGTTGATTAAGATTGTGGTTATAGGATTATCGGTTAATGATGACTACTGATGAAGTTAATTCAAGGGTCTCTCTATATCCAACCCTTAATGGTGCCCCTGGCATAAACAAATTCATCAAATATAATAAATCAGATCAATTCATTATTTCAGTAATTAATCAATGGATGGCACACGCCTGATTGGTTCTTCAGCTATCAACCATTCCACTCCTGCCTGCCTGGTGTGTAGAAGCAGCCGGGGATGGTCGGCTGTTTGGATGCTGATCgtgtagagggagaaagagggaaactgtgtgtgtgtgcttgtgtgtgtgtgtgtgtgtgtgtgtgtgtgtgtgtgtgtgtgtgtgtgtgtgtgtgtgtgtgtgtgtgtgtgtgtgtgtgtgtgtgtgtgtgtgtgtgtgtgtgtgtgtgtgtgtgtgtgtttatatgtgtgtgtgcatgcgtatgcctgtgtgtgtctatatgtgtgtgtgtgtgtgtgtgtgtgtgtgtgtgtgtgtgtgtgtgtgtgtgtgtgtgtgtgtgtgtgtgcgtgtgtgtgaaaagGGAAAGTGGCCTGTGTTGGGTACCTGAAGGACCAGGTTGTGTTTAATCTGGGAGAAGACAGGTGGGTTGTCGTTGACATCGGACACGGTCAAGGTCACTTGGACCGCGGTAGACAGAGGAGGGTCTCCCTCATCGGCTGCTTGGACCGTCAGAGAGTAGTGAGTGatctgggacagggagagagaccagttagaTACAGGATATCAGGGTTCTACGACTTCCTTGACTTCTTTCTCTTAGCTCCTAGGAGAGCAAAGGGCTTCAACAGTTCATCTCCAGGGAACCCTGTTCTGAGTAGTTTTTTTCAACTTTATTCCAGGTGATCCCTTCCCCATATAAAAGCacaaactaccccccccccccacccaccccctcccccactcctcctcacctcctctctgtccagCGTGGCCCTGACTATGATCTCTCCACTGCGAGGGTCGATGCTGAACTGCCCCTGAGGGTCTCCACTGGAGATGGAATAGTGGATGAGGTTGTTCAACGGCCCATCCAGGTCGATGGCTGTCACCTTGGAGTGGGGGAAGGGTGGGAAAgggggataagagaggagagataagggggagagaagagggggttgagaggagagggATTTGAGAGGatagggggtagagaggagaaggggttgagggaagagggggtagagaggagagggggttgagggaagagggggtagagaggagagggggttgagagaagagggggttgggaggagagggggttgagagaagagggggtagagaggagagggggttgagagaagaGGGGGTTGAGATGAGAGTGGGTTGAGAGAAGAgggggttgagaggagagggggttgggaggagagggggttgagagaagagggggtagagagaagagggggttgagagaagagggggatgagaggagagggggttgagagaagagggggttgagaggagagggggttgagagaagtgggggtagagaggatagggggatgagaagagagggggttgagagaagagggggttgagaggagagggggttgagagaagtgggggtagagaggagagggggttgagaggagagggggttgagaggagagggggttgagagaagagggggttgagagaagagggggttgagaggagagggggttgagaggagagggggttgagaggagagggggatgagaggagagggggttgagaggagagggggttgagaggagagggggttgagaggatagggggtagagaggagaaggggttgagggaagagggggtagagaggagagggggttgagggaagagggggtagagaggagagggggttgagagaagagggggttgagaggagagggggttgagagaagtgggggtagagaggagagggggttgagaggagagggggttgagaggagagggggttgagagaagagggggttgagagaagagggggttgagaggagagggggttgagaggagagggggttgagaggagagggggatgagaggagagggggttgagaggagagggggttgagaggagagggggttgagagaagagggggttgagaggagaggggaatgagaggagagggggatgagaggagagggggtagagaggagaggaggttgagaggagagggggttgagaggagaggaaacagtaAGCCTCATTGAACTGAGCTTCTTGGCTCTTATTGACTCCAAATGAAATGACAGTCGTATTATTATTATCTCAACCAAACTGCCATGTTCTATAAGTACTCAGATGTGTTTCTATCCAAAtgccaaattcaaattcaaaacaacTTTATTTGTCCCCTCGGGGAAATGACTTGAGCACATTGAATTGTGTACCACAATCACTGGTTTCTGAAGTGACAGTTGAGAGGGATAACTACCTGCATCACCACATCGCCAGGCGACAGGTCCTCTGAGACGTCAGCACTGTAGTCTCGCTGTCCGAACACGGGCGTGTTGTCATTGACATCCGTGATGTTGATAATCACCATGGTGATGTCGCTCAGAGTCGACTTGCCTCTCGTCCCCTCCAATGACAGGTAGTATTCACGACACCGCTCAAAGTCTAAAGAGCCATTCACAGCCAGAACACCtgaaaaacacacaacacaaactcTATTCATTTAACTGACAGCTGTGTTTTAACTTGGTCTTGTGCACACTGACACAGTCCTGGGTTGACGTGTGGGTTTGAGTATATGTTCTAAGCCTTCAAAAACAATAGGACAAATTACAGCGATTTACAAAGATCACCACAGTGACAATATATTCAATTCATCTTGTGGTGCTCTTTAATTAAAAACTAAAATGCTGACATGTTTCCACCTGGTGTTTTTTTTTGACAGCGCTCTTTCaatctctcacccccccccccccccctcccctctctctcacacacgcccccctctctctcaccccccctctcttaatctcccactcctccctcctctccctcacttccctatctccttccttccttccatctctttatctctatctctatctctccacatttaaatggggcagagagagagagagttcctgGGTTCCTGGGCCGTCTGCCAGTCTGGTTTACACACTTCATAAACACAAGACAAGATGACAACATAACAACAGACATAACTGCCAACTGCATTCCTCTTACAACCAAACCAGGTTTCAACATGTGCAATTATATCACACAGGTACAATTCTCTGTTTGCTGAGCTAGTTAAAGCCTTCTAGAGCTGACCCTTGTTCAACAGAATAGCTAGGATATTGTCCTTCATCTGTGATCAGTAAATAAGGCTGGTAAAGACCTGTATttgttgagacagacagacagacagacagacagacagacagacagacggacggagggagggagggagggacggagggagggagggagggagggagggagggagggagggattggggTAGGTACCGGACCCCTCAGTGCTATTTGcctttttcttaattttttttgtataattttttaaaacaatacaaaacatccATAGACAAATGGCAACATACAGACGCTCACcaacatccacaacatcacccctgcccagacccacctgctcacacatctgtctttctctctctctgtttctctctctctcatactcccTCCTACACACATCTCCAGCGCCCGCATCTCTCTCTGCCACATGGCCTCAacctgcaccattttgtttctctccgtcgccccacgcactttcaacatttagataaACTATTTTTCAAACTAAAGAAAACAACCTAATGTACTATGTCATACTGCAGGGCTCTGCTCTGACGTACAACCACAAAGAGAATCATGAATTCAAACTCATTCAAACCTCTAAACTTTCTCTTTCATGTGACTAGCTAAGaccaaagtaaaaaaataaaataatattaagcttccatgtctgtctccattgatacaacatataatacataacattaagcttccatgtctgtctccatagatacaacatataatacataacattaagcttccacgtctgtctccatagatacaacatataatacataacattaagcttccatgtctgtctccatagatacaacatataatacataacattaagcttccatgtctgtctccatagatacaacatataatacataacattaagcttccatgtctgtctccatagatacaacatataatacataacattaagcttccatgtctgtctccatagatacaacatctaatacataacattaagcttccatgtctgtctccattgatacaacatataatacataacattaagcttccacgtctgtctccatagatacaacatataatacataacattaagcttccatgtctgtctccatagatacaacatctaatacataacattaagcttccatgtctgtctccatagatacaacatataatacataacattaagcttccatgtctgtctccatagatacaacatataatacataacattaagcttccatgtctgtctccatagatacaacatataatacataacattaagcttccatgtctgtctccatagatacaacatataatacataacattaagcttccatgtctgtctccatagatacaacatataatacataacattaagcttccatgtctgtctccatagatacaacatataatacataacattaagcttccatgtctgtctccatagatacaacatataatacataacattaagcttccatgtctgtctccattgatacaaattataatacataacattaagcttccatgtctgtctccatagatacaacatataatacataacattaagcttccatgtctgtctccatagatacaacatctaatacataacattaagcttccatgtctgtctccatagatacaacatataatacataa
This window of the Oncorhynchus clarkii lewisi isolate Uvic-CL-2024 unplaced genomic scaffold, UVic_Ocla_1.0 unplaced_contig_8444_pilon_pilon, whole genome shotgun sequence genome carries:
- the LOC139401306 gene encoding protocadherin gamma-B5-like; translated protein: MVQVEAMWQREMRALEMCVGGSVLAVNGSLDFERCREYYLSLEGTRGKSTLSDITMVIINITDVNDNTPVFGQRDYSADVSEDLSPGDVVMQVTAIDLDGPLNNLIHYSISSGDPQGQFSIDPRSGEIIVRATLDREEITHYSLTVQAADEGDPPLSTAVQVTLTVSDVNDNPPVFSQIKHNLVLQ